The following coding sequences are from one Halorubrum sp. BOL3-1 window:
- a CDS encoding DNA-binding protein — protein MSENPDDERLEELREKKMEQLREREQGGGGADAEAQQGAQKRAEAQQEAVLKQHLTDGARQRLNAVAMSKPEFGDKVKKQVAALAQSGRVQGQIDEDQMRDLLKELQPDQQSFDIRRR, from the coding sequence ATGAGCGAGAACCCCGACGACGAACGGCTCGAAGAACTGCGAGAAAAAAAGATGGAGCAGCTCCGCGAGCGCGAGCAGGGCGGCGGTGGGGCGGACGCCGAGGCCCAGCAGGGGGCCCAGAAGCGCGCCGAGGCCCAGCAGGAGGCCGTGCTCAAGCAGCACCTCACGGACGGCGCGCGCCAGCGCCTCAACGCGGTCGCGATGTCGAAGCCGGAGTTCGGCGACAAGGTGAAAAAGCAGGTCGCGGCGCTCGCGCAGAGCGGCCGGGTCCAGGGACAGATCGACGAAGACCAGATGCGCGACCTCCTGAAGGAGCTCCAGCCCGACCAGCAGAGCTTCGACATCCGGCGCCGATAG